A single Methanocaldococcus bathoardescens DNA region contains:
- a CDS encoding MTH865 family protein: protein MITTNHPLYEALKDIQDFKLKLVEYFKDKKVFPIKSKVELAEALPCGLSLPCGNIEAGELVKLLTDNDFPIKDPEDLAIKLANKCLIEKKEKE, encoded by the coding sequence ATGATAACAACAAACCATCCACTATACGAAGCGTTAAAGGATATTCAAGACTTTAAACTAAAATTAGTTGAATACTTCAAAGACAAAAAAGTTTTTCCAATAAAAAGTAAAGTTGAGTTGGCAGAAGCTTTACCTTGTGGTTTATCTTTACCATGTGGAAATATAGAGGCTGGAGAATTAGTTAAATTGCTAACTGATAATGACTTCCCAATAAAAGACCCAGAAGATTTAGCTATAAAATTAGCAAATAAATGCTTAATTGAAAAGAAAGAAAAAGAATAA